In Lentisphaerota bacterium, the DNA window ATCCGCTGCCAATTGGCCTTGATCGGACATCCGGTTGTCGGCGATGTCCGCTATGGCGCCGCCGCCGTGGCGGGTTTCAACCGTCACTTCCTCCATGCGCAGGCCATCTGTTTCCGCCATCCGCTGATGGGGGACAGGCGCGAAATCACCGCGCCCCTGACAGCCGATCTGCTGGCGATCATGTAAAAATAAAACGCCACGGTGGTGTCACCGTGGCGTGCGTGTGAATCCGTCTTGACAGCGCCCTCAAGCCATGGGGGGCGTGGTACGGCGGGAAAACAGGCGCGAACGCGCGCGCGCCGACTTGCGGCGCTGCTTCTCGCACGGCTTCTCGAAATAGCGGTTGGCACGGAGTTGCTTCATCAACCCCTCCTTGTCCATGATCTTCTTCAGCCGCTTCATCGCGCGATCAACCGCCTCGCCCTTCTTCAGTTTGATCTGAATCATCCGATCTCACCCCCTCTGCAACCCGGGATCTTCAGGCGCCGTGGCACACGACGCATCGTCCGGTGGGTTGGGAACAAAAAGAATACAGTAAAGAGCCTATGGGGCGCAACGCCAAAATGGTGTGCCAAAA includes these proteins:
- the rpsU gene encoding 30S ribosomal protein S21; this translates as MIQIKLKKGEAVDRAMKRLKKIMDKEGLMKQLRANRYFEKPCEKQRRKSARARSRLFSRRTTPPMA